The Amaranthus tricolor cultivar Red isolate AtriRed21 chromosome 2, ASM2621246v1, whole genome shotgun sequence genome contains the following window.
GCCAATAAGATTTGTCGACTCAACTCAGCCAGGAAGGGGccatgaatataataataatagtaataacagcaGTGATGAATACAGGAGGAAGCCTCGGAACATTTTTGACAGAATTCATCCAATAAGACATGATGTTGAGGGAGATTCTAGACGATTTCAGTTCGACAATGACGAGGCTTTGCCTAACCAAAACTTCCGCAGGAATGACAACTTTGTTAGGGGCGGCGAGAGGAAGAGGCCGGTGGAGTTTAATAGAGGGCCCAGGCAAGAAAGAGGTAATATTAGATATAATTCTGAGAGGATGTTTCACTCTGGTCCAAAGCAGTTTGGCAGTATGCGAGAATATGGCAGTGAGGACGGTCGTCCGAGGAGAATAGGACCATGAATTCTGGGTCTGCTTGGTGATTTTGATTATCTAGAGGCTCATACTGATGGAAATTTTTTCATAGCTGCAAGCCTGCAAtagttcttattttttttatagttttgatTTTTCTGTCCGTTGTGTATTAGTAATTGCAGCCTATTTCTTGGTGCAATTGATTATAGTTATCTTCAATCCACAATGCCCAAGTGCCTAGTGCTGCTAGCTTTGTCTTTGAGAATCAGTGGGTAGCGGGTAGGTGGTGGATATGAGTAATGGCTGATTTTCATTGATGTCGGCCGAAATCGTGCCTCCCTTTACTTACTTTTTCTTCTTTCAAAGTTCTTATAGAAAGAAATGGTTATACCTTCACCACTTCGTGTTAGCTAAATGCGTTGATGTTTTTAGCCCAATTCaatgttttttcaaaaaaacctATAACAATGTCATATAACATGTACAATAGATTAATcatcaattaaatatataacaattttaatcaaacaaaattcgaTATAGAAAAAGTTACGATAATTAAAAAGAGGATATAACATTAAAGTCTTTCCTCTATCACATCGTTATTTGATACAGCCTCTTCTGAGGGGTTTTTAGATCTACGTGGCTTTGAAATAGAGATAAGTTTGATATTATTAACTATATTAGCGGAACTGACATtagataaaaagttaaattcaaGACAATCTTCTTGTgaaaaagttttaaattaggtaaataaccCTATATTATTTACTCAAACAAGTAATTACTATGTTGTTATAATATTTCATACTGATTCTgatgttaaaaaaattgaagatataaaaatttaattacattaatactatgcaattgtaaattttttaacattAAGATTTATTGGTATTAAATGGATTTTTGTACTAGACTAGATAATACTTTTTCGGTTTTTCTGTCTtaaattacttgcaatattAGAAGTATTgcaatatttatttatcatctTTAACTTATTATTAGCTTTTAATCTAtctataagataaaatataatcaaatgagatattatttgattcattttgatgcaaagattataaaaatcaaattatatattttttattgaaaataattatgtatattaaaaattaaatcattgtATTAAACTAtgtaataaaatgaaatattttaaatatcgtGGAACAAAACAAGtcataaataaagtaaaatcaCACAAAGAGTGTCATGTCTTTCGAAAGAAGTCAAAAATATAGGGCCACAAAACCCTACTCCTTATCTTTATTGAAACAGCTGTCACCAAGACTTTTTGCAAAGTTCGAAACCACAACAAATTAAGTAGGTTCAATTATTTGATGAAAAGAATAGAAGCACATTGATTGGTTAGTTGGAGAAAATAATTGTATTTAGGATAAATATTTAActcaaaaataaagttaaattatataaaagtgagaaaaaaagataaaaaatataatagtatgagtaaaataaaagaaatgaaaaatgatcaattttatCTTCTCTTCGATCTTTTTGTAAATGGAAAGAAACCAAGGATAAAACTTAGACAATATTCTATTAACAACTAGTATCTTAGGAtaccgtctctttaagagactatCTCAACTCCaatttattaaagattaatgtctacttactgtattcttaatgcctacttactatgttcttaatgcatactttcaatatcttaaatgtatacttataatattttaaaaaatatataatgatccGGCTCGATTGAAGATGGCTTCtcaaagagactgtctctcacaaaGTTACTatcaattaaaatgaataacGATTAACGttgattgtaatttgtaatacataaaaatgagtgaTATGTTTAGTAAAAAGCGAAAAAAGTTATACTGAGAAGAAGGGTACAATTAATATGATGAAATCAAGtaattttttagggttaaaaatgtaaatactccctccgttcctatttattcttcctatttgggtatttcacaaagattaagaaaaagagaatctttggtggtagtgggtattattttaattatataatagtgggaagtaatgattgtattggaagtatgaggttgtagtgggtattattttaattaaatagtagtgtgaagtaatgattgtattggaagtatgagagagaaaataattataaataaaagaaaatgggtacattaaaagaaaagggggattttaaggggtaaaagtgagataaaactttctaaaaatagaaagtattctaaagtggaagaacttttgaaactacccgttatagtaatgtggaagatcaaaaaggaacggaagGAGTATATAATAGTCTTTTAGTAAAATATGTTAGACTCATGTTATACGTTATCAGTTGCAAATATAATAGAACAGAAAAATTATCTTACTTTTAGTCTCTGATTTTTCTATTTCAATAACCTtaacctttttaatttttttttttgcataaatATTTATTAGGAATGCAAACATCacctaataataaaaaaattttaactccATAATCCTTATCAACGAAATTTCGCCACAATTTATTACTCCCTTACTTTACACGACAAAAGATTCCAAACCCACTATGATAAAAGGCATTAGTCATTCGTACTTCCTTCaatgcttaattttttttatagtaaatatattatttattaaataataaatttgatggagaaaaagTAAGGATTATAAAcatcaaaaatttttaatagaaaattagtgaaagatatgagaactacaactaataaaaatatgtttttataaagttagtggaaaatatggggagactataaaaaatataaaaatgttaaaataaagttagtggaaaatatatgggaaccataaaaattataaaatattaaaataatgattaacaaaattatttttgtacaaaatttgtgatataaataaaaatattctttatGGTTCTTCatgggaacaacaaataaaacatccCAAAATTGTAAATgggaacttctttaaggaacgaGTATATGTTAACAATTGCAGCTCGTCGTCTTGTATGGTCTCATCATAAGAAGGATTCATATAATCAGTCATCATTAATAAgagtatctttttttttaagtttttataaattttctaCAAACTTTTATCgtaaataagttaaaaaaacaaatgacaaataaataaaaattcgaTACGTAGTTAAAATTTGTTGttgtactttttatttttacgcTATATGATTTACCAATATTGTGAATGGGCTATTTCAATGGTGAAGAAACAATATCAAAACAAATGCAGAGAACAACCACAAAAACAAAGTACAACAATGGAAGAAGCAAAACACAAGATATATGAGGTATCCTAAGGATATCTCCCCCTCAAacaaagtatcttatcattaatataatcaacaatacattaatgactcaccttacaaGCTTCAAGAACAACCTCTCAAAGCAAATATTGAACCTTTGATGTCAATCTCCCTCAAATACTCTAATAGTAGTGGAGAAAACTCTCTTGGCTAAAACCCTAGTTAACTCTTAGTATTAGACTCTCTCTTAAACCCTAATGAACTCCTAAGACCTCTTATATAGTCCCATGACATATAGGGAGCCTTAGGACTAATAGCTAAAAGCCCAAACAAAATGGGATACAGAAAAGAAAAGCTTCTGTTTGCCAGCAGACCAGCCGCTCAACCGAGCGTGGCATGCTTAACCTGTCGAGCTAACTTCCAGAAGCTACTGGGTTATTGCTGCATGTTGGCTCGATTGAGCCCCTCTTGCTCGATGGGTCGAGCAGCCTTGAAGTCCTTCCATTCTTCGTGTCTTCTTAACATTAAGACACCCCAAATCATCACCAACACtcacttcatcaagtgatccaaaaCGTATTGCTCCATCCTTCAATTCATGCTCATCAACATTCTCAATAGTGCAAGCCATTGAGTAAGCAACGAGGTGATCGAACTCACCTCCATCGAGGTGATCGAACTCACCTTCATCGAGGTGAGATTTGGAGCTTGACTCAACAACCAATTTATCtgttaacatatttaattatatatcattaaaaattaataaagttgatattatgaaaatatacattCAACCGATCaagtaaattttgaattattaaatttttttatatatacctCCTCTGTTGGCTTGTTTATATACAATGTAATTAATACACATATAACATATTAAggaaattaatcttttaatttgttattatattaCATAGTGTATTCCTAGGTGATAATataatagaattgaaaatagctaaaaaataattttttaattaaaaatacaatggTTACATAAATTGTGAAATATGCAAATTATCAATGCACAATAAAGATATTTATGTCCAACATTATGTGGGTAATAATAATTATCTGCTAAAATTTTTTATTCTGAAGTCATCAAACTTTCTAAAACTATTGGTTATGGAAAGATAGACAAATAGAGAGTATAAAAGGCTTTTAAAATTTCTATACATGTCATTCTCAAAATATTGGTTTTTCTCTTATATACCAAGTGGCAAGTGTATAGGTTTAGATAATAAAATTGGtaacttttttaaatttatattctataaaggaaaaattacctagaataatccaacctttttatgattttccttcaataatctcacctattgattaatcacgAATAATCCCAAATTTAAAAGGTagtttcctagagtaaacctaGTAACCTGATGACTTTTATagcaagtttaattttttttttaaaaaaagataaattaaaataaaatgttgaaaaaatgtgaaaaaaatatttaaaaaatatctgattttttaaattattcaaaattttttatgtgaattttcaaaatttttctctaattttacattaattttcaatttatttttttcttgtgAATTACCTAGTATAGCAGGTCATTGGGTTACCCAAGCTTAACCAGGCAAATACCccctaaagttgagattattcatagttaatcaataggtgggattattatagaaaaatcatgaaaaacttaaattattttaggcAATTTTTCCTTCTATAAAATGTTAACtctattatttttatctatttagaaagatatttattattgaattcaaaataattaccaaatttaTTGtctaacacaaattcttgtgagagaccatctctttgagagaccatctctaattggaccgGCCCAgtatatgttttttaaaatattgtaagtcgacatttaagatattgtacgTAAGCATTAAAGACAATATAAACagacattaaattttaatgggctgggccttgagagacgtctcttaaaaagacggtctctcaagagacgaGCTGATTGTCTAAACCTATGGATTAGGTGCATAGGTTAAAAAAATCGTTTAAATATAaccaataaaatgaaaaagatggaacatttacaatttaaaaagaaTCAATAAATTTGAAtgattgttttcatttttgtcGGTCAAATACTATTAGGCCTAACAAAAGCTGACCCGAGTTGTTTACTCGATATGGACTTAACTCGAAATAAGTGGTTTGAGTTAAGACTTTTGatctattatttaattatgtcGATCTGTCCTAATCTGTTTACTAAATGAGTTAGGtgatgttaaaattttaaacctgaaaCAAACATGtataactcatttaattaaacgAGTTAATTCATagttaaatcaataaatataacCTAAACTTTATTCGTTTAATGTTTTCCTATTTCTCATAGTTGTGATTTTTGACCTAATTAGCTAAACAAGTTAGGTTTAAGTCAATGAGTTTCTAACTTGTTTATATAAGACCAGAACCCAAATTCAAACTCGACTCAATCTGATTTATTTACGTATAATttatcacaaaaacttggatgagacgatctcattaTGAGATCGTTAGTTTGGGTCGACTTAATTCGCGCGTGTAACAGCATCACACGCTTTTCCtcgttttttccattttctagGCAGActttaaatgtatcaattttgaccttaaaggtattaatttcaacgtaaagtaaaacttaaacaggtcaattaaagtaaaaaaaaaaattcaatttgaacatataagtgattaattttgacgttaaactaatcaatttggaaataaagttgtagGTGTAATGTTTGTTTACCTTGGATGTGAAGGTGGAGGAAGtttaaatttctaattatgTTTGACAATTAATTCAATGAATGCTCTTAGAAATGACCAAGAGTTCAAAGCtctttgttaaaaaaaatttcaattttgatttaaaaatgatcaattcaaaatttaaagtgattaattatgatCAGTTATagcttataaaaaaatttaatttaacttttaatatatcaattatgaccttaaatagaTAAAGTACTGAatgcatattgaaaaaaattataattaagttgATTAGACTATCCATCTCATATTAAGACGGTCTCGTCCAAGACATACTTTATAAATGTATTTTCTTGTAGACTCCAACGAGTCCAATTTAGACTTGAATAAGGACAATTTCGACATTAAATCAATTACTCAAGGGTATTTCCGGCATAAAAGGATAATAAATACGTGGTAATCCCTCCTCCCCATATCGCCCAACTCATTAGAGAAGTTTTTAGGGAAAAACATCACAACTCCAATAGAATAATTTAGGTTTTCTACTTTGATCGCCGATCGACGGTCcagatttgttttgattatcCAACGGCTTTGATTGTTTTCCGCCATTAGAGAGATACACGCGAGGTTTTTCCaagggaagagagagaaagtttGGTTGTTCTATATTGATTATTCCGACGGCTGTTGATTGTTCCAGTATTGTTCTTCTCTGTAATCCGACGGCTGTAAATCATTTTGTTTTGTTGGCGGCGTGGTAGTAGAGAGAAAGCGAGGTTCCGAGTGTTGAAATTTGAAGAGTTTCCAGAAGATTTATGGTGAAGtttcattgttgattcaattgATTTGCTATTTCGGAAGTGGAGGAGAAATTGTGTTTTtggattaaagaaaaaaaaataatttacaggTATTTGTAAACCCtagtttttttgttgatttgtcACGCTTTTTGTAATCTGGTGTTGAAATCAAATTGAAGGTTCatcattgaaaaaaaattttggtCGATTTGTGACGAGAAATTTTGTTAGGGATTTTTCTCTTAAAAAGCGATTTCGGCATTTTAATTGGCGAGATGATGAAGAATCTACATGATTTGATGGTTATTATAGCGAATAAGCTGCGTTTCTTCTATGGTGGCAAAGAAATATCTTTAAACACTTGGATGAGAGGTTTTATTATAATTCTATGTGCTCttttattgtatgatatgattttGAGCAAGAAACCAGCAGGGATTATCAGCTTTGCAGAGGGAAGATCAGATCATTCAATATAGTTAGTAAAATAGGGTTTTTGAACTTTGAGTTGATTATATATACCTGCAAAATCACAAGAAATCTGATGGATTCCTTTGTTTAGTTGTGGATCATGTTACCCGTGATTCGAGTGATTGGATCTAGTTGAAGATTATGATGTAGTAATTGTAGTTTTTAAGATATTGCTTCAGATCTTTCTTCGAAGTTGAAAAGGATAGCTTGAACTACACGTTAGGTGCCTTCGCTTGTGAATTCTTAATTAGTTAGGTCTATGACTCTATGTCCGCTTTGTAGCGAAACAGATCCTTGATTTGCCTCTTAATGGAGCTTATGAGATATATGAGATGAATCTACCACTACTTTGTGTTCCTGTGTAGTGCTTTTTTTGTTGGGGGAAAAAAACTGGTTGGGCGGTTGGACCTCTTACCTCAAAATTATcatgtttatttatttgttttagtcATTATCTTTTTGGGGTTCGATTAACCACAAATTCCTTGAATATGTGGTATCTGTGGAGTGTTAAGGCTTCAGTTTGCACCTATGGAATATCACACAGGCTTACAATCAGGTTCACACGCTGTTTGCCGCAAGGTAATGACCTGTGGTGGCTTATGCTTGTCATCTTGTTGAGAGCTACATCGGTTTTGGTGTTTTTGTAAATGGCTGCTAAGTAGTTATATTCAGCTTCTATTGGATTCCTTGAAATACTTTGTTggataattttgatttatcttgTTGTGGTAGGTAGGCTACTGGTGCCATAGAAGCTGCATCAATTTATCCTTTTCGTAGTGCTCAAATTTATTTGTGAGTTCTAGCCCTGCTCTTTCTGCCTTTGATTGATTCAGTGAACAATTAGTTATCTTTTGTGGTCGATGATTAAAATTTACAACAGACACAACTCTGTTATGCATAGATGGTTAGTTTTTGTACTTCCCTTGGAAATGATAATTTGAGACAGACCACCGTTTGACCCTGGCTTTATGCCAATAATGTACTGTGGTGTTAGACATTTTGGGGAGTTTGCAATGTAAATAACCCAGTGATTAAGATATCTACTTGGAATCAGAATTGTACTTAGAGGGTAGAGTAGTGATGTGGGTTAGCGGACCATGGCTTTATGTGATTATAGTTTGTACTGTGGTGATTGTGTTCTAAAAGTTGTTCCTCTTCCCTTTCCCCTGCAGATTCCGTTTGGGCAATCTAGCCTGTGTAGTTAAAACAGTTAGAGACGGCATTTGGAAAGCGTTCTGTCAATAGATCTGTTGTTGATGGGATTGAATCCCGTTTTGAAAGCATGACCACAGTTGGACTGGAACTTACACGTTTTATTGATCCCAGCTTGACTTGGAAGACAGTATCCAAAGGGAGGAATACATCAAGGCGTTCAAGGAGGGCAGCATCAAAAAGCATGAAAATGATCCAGGTACAGGAGAAAAGAAGCCCAAAACGACCTAATAGCATGCAGCTTTCAGAGTCTGAGAAGGTTTGTAATTGTATTACTTTCTGGTGGTTATTTCAGGTAGGTTGTTGTCTTTCTTATTTTCGTTGCTTTTTCTTATGTCAATTACTTTGGATTCTGCAGTCTAATGAAATGGTTGATGGGCGCCATTTTTCTGGTAACATGGAGAGTATTCCTATCAAGAAGAGGAAGTTTTTATATAGATCTCCTTCACCTCCCCATCAATCTCCCACTCCCCAGACAGATTCTGGCGGGCTTGTAGTTGCCCAGTGCACTTCGGATCAATGCACACACTTCGACGTAACCACAGAGTCTCAAGTTGTGCACCTCAATTTTTCTAGTGGACCAACATCAAAACTTTCTGATTCTGATTGTAATATTGATGAGAAGTCCCCAATTGAAGCTCCAGGTTCCGGGGAGGATTTCTCAGGTATTGCCATACTTGCTGCAGCAGCTTGTAGTGATCGATTAGATAATTGTACTGATGATGCTGGAAAGAGTCAAATTCAGATGTTTGACATTTTAGGTAAGGAGCAAGATGAATCGTTTGCTCCCGCGTCCAATGTCGAAGAAAGTAATATATGTGTTCAGTCACCTGAATTTTGTGTTAAGGATACTCAACGTGTTAATGGAGTATTTGCTATAGATATGCGAAAAGATGATTCTCAAGTGGTTTGTGCAAACAATGACACTGATGATGCTGGTCTGAGTCAAATAAATGAGTGTCAATTAGCACAACAAAATGAGTTTGTTGCTGTTACATCTGTCAATAAAGTAAGTGTTGAATGCATTGATGTACTCAAGTTGGATAAAAGTGATGATGCACATGTTAACAAAGATCTTATTGCGAAAGATCATCATGAAGCTTCTGATAAATCTACTAAGAATTCAGGTTCAACTCGGGATTATAGATTTCACTGGGATTTGAATACTGTGTATATGGATGAGTTAGATCATCCTGGGGATGATGAATTATGTGTTGATTCTAGTACTTGTTTTGTGGAAGTTCCACCAAAGAATATTATGGAGTCCCAAAATTCTGATAATGAGGAAGATTCTCAGGCAAAAAGATATGAGATCCAGAACTTAGAGGATGGAGAAGGTTTGGGGGAAAAGAGATCTGAAGCTACTGAGAAAGGTGAAAGAGTTACTTCCCAACTTGAGGCCTGTAAAGAGGCTGAATGCTTGGGATTGCCAAATAATGCTAATTTTATTAGTGTACTTCCCACAGCCAGCAAGATGGAACATTGTTCAGAAGTATCGTCTGGCTTTGAGACTAACATCATAAAGGAAACTTCCTCTACTTCCAATGTCAATAATCATGTGGTAGGAACCTCAATATGTGTCACTGATTCTGCAATCCAACCAGAGTTGGTTAGTGAAGATGCCACTATTGATCACTCTCTTTCTTTGGGGTTAAATGGCACACAAAAACCAGCAGCTGAAGTGACTTGTAATGAGACGGGTTCTGATATTGTAAATGAAGTTGCTGAAGAAACTATTTGTTCTATGCAACCCATTCAGTCTAAAGAGCTTGGCATTTGTTTTTTTGCACCACTCACAGAAAGTGCCCTCTCGGACGGAAAGGATGCTGACTGCATAAATGTTGAAGATCTAAAAGAAACAAATGAAAGAAGTAATAATGAAGTGGCCACTACGACCTGCCAACCTACTGCAACCAAATCCCTTGGTAGCAGTAAGTGTGAAATTTCAGTCTCATTAAAATCATGGGAGGTTTCTTCCAAGGTCAATGATCTTAACTGTAAGGTTCCTGAAGCATCTGAGAATCTGATCTCTTTGGTTGACTGTGAAGTTAAACATGGAGAAGTCATTGGTCTACCACTAGAATGTCAGCCTTGCTCTGAAAATCAAATGGGAGagttgaaaaattttaatgCCCCCCTATGCACAAGCAAACTTGAGGATATGGTTACTACTTCAATGACTATGGGTAGTGATCTAGCCATTGGAGGAGTAATTACAAAAGAACTTGAAGAAAAACCTACTGTCACATGTGTCTCCAAAAGTGACCCCTTGAATGACCATGGATTTGACTCTCTTATACCTAAAGCATTGGATGGAAATGTAGCTGTTGATGTAAGCTACAAACCAATGGATGGCCATCTTGTTCAGGATTCTTTGGGTATCGGCCAGAGACCTTATATTTCTAATGacaattcaaatcaaattagtGTAAATGCTGGAATGGTTACTGAAATGGAAATAGGTTATGAATCTCATTTGGAAGATGGAGAGTTGAGAGAGTCACACTACTGGGAGGATAATGAAGGTGAGGAAGGGGATACTGAACATGTGGATTATGATTCTGATAATAAGGATGGTGCTGTTTTTTATGAAACTGCTAATGAATCTGTCCAAATGTCAGGAGAAGTGCTGGTTGGGGAGGGTGAGAACCAAAGTTTTCAGCCGGATACTATTAATTCTGTTGATGATAAGCCAAATCCTGTACAGAGTATTGAAGAAAACTGCTCTTCTTTGATTGAAGGTTGTGTGTCAATAGTGGATGCCACAGAAGCGGTGTGTGAAAAGAGAGAATCTTTATCCTTGAAGGCATGTCCAGGAGCCAATGATTCTAAAAAGGTAGAGATGACGCAAACAGATTGCAGGTCAAGTGTGGAAGCTGATAGCACAGGAAAAGATGTTGATAATGAACCTCCATGCAATGCCAGCGACGCCTCTGCAAGTGTAAGAGATCTGCAGATTTCAGATAGAATTTGTACTGATTCTATGAGAAGAAGCAGGTATTACTTTCATTTCTGTGGGTATTGTTTACATATTGCAGGTATTGTGTTCTACTAATCTCTTTGTGTATGCATTCATTGTATACTTATGTGTGAGCTTCATTATATTCAGATCTGGCAACTTTGATTCTATGCATCATGGCGATTGTCCTGATGAATCCTTGACCAGGAGCCAGCATTCTTTACAGAAGACGGGTCGGTTTGGTGGTCGTTCTTGGAATCAACAAGAGTTGAAAAGTGTTGTTGCCAATTCTACCTCAGAAGATGATGGGGAGAGAATTCCTAGAGGTTCAGGCGATACTTCGCCGCTTAGAGGTCGCAAGCCTCGAATCATAAGCACTTCTCGAGGTGGCTACAGCGATTATGGTATGGGAATGATAAAGGGTAGAGACATTAGCCCAGATAATAATTCGAGCAGCAGGTTTAGGAGATTCAATGGTATTAGTAGGGGGGGATTCAGAGAGGGATATCGAAGACCTGGTGTTTATGAAGGTCCAAAGTCTGGTTTCGGTGGGCCCATGTTGAATCGTTTTAGCAGAAGGGATAGGAGCTTCTCTCCAGTTGGTGATAGGTTCCATAGAAAGCCCAGATCGAGATCAAGAACTCGCTCACCTGATTTCAAGTGTGAAGGTAGAATGGGAAGAGGAAGGTTGCCGTTTCAGCAAGCCAATCACTCTGCTGAGCATACTAGAGAAAGGAGATCACCAGTGAGGGTTTTCAATCAAGGCCAAAGATTTGATGTTAATGATTCACCTGGAAGATTGAGGTCGGATGATTGCGTAAGATCAAATATGCGCACTATAAGGTTCCATGATGCTACTACGTCTGGTAGGGGTCATGACTTTGAGGAGGGTGATGATTTTAGGAGGAAACCATTTTTGCGGAACAATAGGAGATCTCGATCAAGGTCTCGAAGTTGTTCTCCTGATTTCAGACCTGATGCTAGAATAAGCTCAATGAGGGTCCCATTCCAGCCACCTGTAGATCAAATCCGAGATCGAAGGTCTCCTGCAAGAGTTTTCCGTCCAGATCAAAGGTATGATGGTAGTGGTTCTCCCGTAAGATTAAGATCTGATGAGTGCTTGAGACCCATGAGGCGGCCAATAAGATTTTCCGACTCAACTCAGCCAGGAAGGGCCCATGAATTTAACAATAATGGTAACAGCAGCGGTGATGAATACAGGAGGAAGCCTCGGAACATTTTCGAAAGAATTCATCCAATAAGGCATTATGATGCAGAGGGAGATGTCAGGCGATTTCAGTACGACGATGAAGAGGCTGTGCCTAACCAAAACTTTCGCAGGATTGAAAACAACTTCGTT
Protein-coding sequences here:
- the LOC130806687 gene encoding uncharacterized protein LOC130806687 isoform X3, yielding MEYHTGLQSGSHAVCRKATGAIEAASIYPFRSAQIYFLTWKTVSKGRNTSRRSRRAASKSMKMIQVQEKRSPKRPNSMQLSESEKSNEMVDGRHFSGNMESIPIKKRKFLYRSPSPPHQSPTPQTDSGGLVVAQCTSDQCTHFDVTTESQVVHLNFSSGPTSKLSDSDCNIDEKSPIEAPGSGEDFSGIAILAAAACSDRLDNCTDDAGKSQIQMFDILGKEQDESFAPASNVEESNICVQSPEFCVKDTQRVNGVFAIDMRKDDSQVVCANNDTDDAGLSQINECQLAQQNEFVAVTSVNKVSVECIDVLKLDKSDDAHVNKDLIAKDHHEASDKSTKNSGSTRDYRFHWDLNTVYMDELDHPGDDELCVDSSTCFVEVPPKNIMESQNSDNEEDSQAKRYEIQNLEDGEGLGEKRSEATEKGERVTSQLEACKEAECLGLPNNANFISVLPTASKMEHCSEVSSGFETNIIKETSSTSNVNNHVVGTSICVTDSAIQPELVSEDATIDHSLSLGLNGTQKPAAEVTCNETGSDIVNEVAEETICSMQPIQSKELGICFFAPLTESALSDGKDADCINVEDLKETNERSNNEVATTTCQPTATKSLGSSKCEISVSLKSWEVSSKVNDLNCKVPEASENLISLVDCEVKHGEVIGLPLECQPCSENQMGELKNFNAPLCTSKLEDMVTTSMTMGSDLAIGGVITKELEEKPTVTCVSKSDPLNDHGFDSLIPKALDGNVAVDVSYKPMDGHLVQDSLGIGQRPYISNDNSNQISVNAGMVTEMEIGYESHLEDGELRESHYWEDNEGEVLVGEGENQSFQPDTINSVDDKPNPVQSIEENCSSLIEGCVSIVDATEAVCEKRESLSLKACPGANDSKKVEMTQTDCRSSVEADSTGKDVDNEPPCNASDASASVRDLQISDRICTDSMRRSRSGNFDSMHHGDCPDESLTRSQHSLQKTGRFGGRSWNQQELKSVVANSTSEDDGERIPRGSGDTSPLRGRKPRIISTSRGGYSDYGMGMIKGRDISPDNNSSSRFRRFNGISRGGFREGYRRPGVYEGPKSGFGGPMLNRFSRRDRSFSPVGDRFHRKPRSRSRTRSPDFKCEGRMGRGRLPFQQANHSAEHTRERRSPVRVFNQGQRFDVNDSPGRLRSDDCVRSNMRTIRFHDATTSGRGHDFEEGDDFRRKPFLRNNRRSRSRSRSCSPDFRPDARISSMRVPFQPPVDQIRDRRSPARVFRPDQRYDGSGSPVRLRSDECLRPMRRPIRFSDSTQPGRAHEFNNNGNSSGDEYRRKPRNIFERIHPIRHYDAEGDVRRFQYDDEEAVPNQNFRRIENNFVRGGERRPVEFNRGPREERGHARYNNSERMFYSGPKQFGAVRETRTVFRGE